One region of Pseudomonas glycinae genomic DNA includes:
- a CDS encoding mechanosensitive ion channel family protein gives MDFKQLWLNAQDLWGALEQHPLLHAGLALLLLLVIALVLGRVARYLILHASRMLGRQPALHWINDFRHNKVFQRLAQMTPSLVIQFGLHLVPELSKTATVFLGNVALAFTILFLLLSVSALLNALLDIYARTEHARTRSIKGYVQLAKMVLYVFGAIIIVATLIDRSPLLLLSGLGAMSAVILLVYKDTLLSFVASVQLTSNDMLRVGDWIEMPQVGADGDVVDITLHTVKVQNFDKTIVSIPTWRLMSESFRNWRGMQQSGGRRIKRSLFIDASGVRFIRDDEEEKLSQVHLLTAYMGRKKAELKAWNEAQGNVAAMSANRRRMTNIGTFRAYALAYLKSHPEIQPNMTCMVRQMQTTAQGIPLEIYCFTTTTVWADYERIQGDIFDYLLAVLPEFGLSLYQQPSGGDLRSGLLPAVLGASHIPEAEKHLM, from the coding sequence ATGGATTTCAAACAGCTCTGGCTCAATGCCCAAGACCTCTGGGGTGCCCTCGAACAGCACCCGCTCCTGCACGCCGGCCTGGCACTGCTCCTGTTATTGGTGATCGCGCTGGTACTCGGACGAGTGGCGCGTTATCTGATCCTGCATGCCAGCCGCATGCTCGGTCGCCAGCCCGCGTTGCACTGGATCAACGACTTTCGCCATAACAAGGTATTTCAGCGTCTGGCGCAGATGACGCCATCGCTGGTGATCCAGTTCGGCCTGCACCTGGTGCCGGAACTGAGCAAGACCGCCACGGTGTTCCTCGGCAACGTGGCGCTGGCGTTCACCATTCTGTTCCTGTTGCTGTCGGTCAGCGCCCTGCTCAATGCGCTGCTGGACATCTACGCCCGCACCGAACACGCCCGCACCCGCTCGATCAAGGGGTATGTGCAACTGGCGAAAATGGTCCTGTACGTGTTCGGCGCGATCATCATCGTCGCCACCCTGATCGACCGTTCGCCGCTGTTGCTGCTGTCGGGTCTGGGTGCGATGTCGGCGGTGATCCTGTTGGTCTACAAGGACACCCTGCTGTCGTTCGTCGCCAGCGTGCAACTGACCAGCAACGACATGCTGCGGGTCGGCGACTGGATCGAAATGCCGCAGGTCGGCGCCGATGGCGACGTGGTCGACATCACCCTGCACACGGTCAAGGTGCAGAACTTCGACAAGACCATCGTTTCCATCCCGACCTGGCGCCTGATGTCCGAGTCGTTCAGAAACTGGCGCGGCATGCAGCAGTCCGGCGGGCGGCGGATCAAGCGCAGCCTGTTCATCGACGCCAGCGGTGTGCGCTTCATCCGCGACGACGAAGAAGAAAAACTCTCCCAGGTGCACCTGCTGACCGCTTACATGGGGCGCAAGAAAGCCGAGCTCAAGGCCTGGAACGAAGCCCAGGGCAACGTCGCGGCGATGTCGGCCAACCGCCGGCGCATGACCAACATCGGCACCTTCCGCGCCTATGCCTTGGCTTACCTGAAGAGCCATCCGGAAATCCAGCCGAACATGACCTGCATGGTCCGCCAGATGCAAACCACCGCCCAGGGCATTCCGCTGGAAATCTACTGCTTTACCACGACCACGGTGTGGGCCGATTACGAGCGGATCCAGGGGGATATTTTCGATTACCTGCTGGCGGTGCTGCCGGAGTTTGGGTTGAGCCTGTATCAGCAGCCGAGCGGTGGGGATTTGCGGTCGGGGTTGTTGCCGGCAGTCCTTGGCGCGAGCCACATTCCAGAAGCCGAAAAACATCTGATGTAG